A region from the Gavia stellata isolate bGavSte3 chromosome 2, bGavSte3.hap2, whole genome shotgun sequence genome encodes:
- the CALHM6 gene encoding calcium homeostasis modulator protein 6 has protein sequence MDKLRGALDFCIRHQTILGYSIVSLLTAASEHIFTSVVFKCPCNSGNMLYGSVFLIVPAFILFLLGYMVNARTWRLLTGSCPAEKRCSCSPWGTCTRYCLVLVPVTARALVAPLTWIAVALLRASFYECAASGNGLIRNLVCKDKGQECHNLLFKIPCDEKVLKNISDEFLSLQAQSQLIGWLLIASIMTVALISTCVSHCYSPVSYLQLKFWKIYSQKEQELFEIKAKEHATRLAEINTNCFFEGTDPAPFQTPSNEDWRKISFLYTFHSQEQYYSMIHKYVNTNKGNSVRFGEGDQNPPVLGFVDEASASESGF, from the exons atggATAAGTTACGTGGGGCGCTGGATTTCTGCATCCGCCACCAGACCATTCTGGGTTACAGCATCGTGTCCTTGCTGACAGCTGCCAGTGAGCACATCTTCACCTCTGTGGTGTTCAAGTGTCCCTGCAATTCTGGGAACATGCTGTATGGCTCCGTCTTCCTCATAGTGCCTGCCTTCATCCTCTTTCTGCTTGGCTACATGGTGAATGCCAGGACGTGGCGCCTGCTGACGGGCAGCTGCCCTGCGGAGAAgcgctgcagctgcagcccctggggaaCCTGCACCCGCTACTGCCTCGTGCTGGTGCCGGTGACAGCCAGAGCCTTGGTGGCCCCCCTCACCTGGATCGCGGTGGCCCTGCTCAGAGCCAGCTTCTACGAGTGCGCGGCCAGCGGGAATGGCCTGATAAGGAACCTCGTGTGTAAAGATAAAGGACAAGAGTGCCACAATCTGCTGTTCAAAATACCCTGTGATGAGAAGGTATTGAAGAATATATCGGACGAATTCCTCAGCCTTCAGGCACAGTCCCAG CTGATAGGATGGCTCCTGATAGCCAGCATCATGACCGTGGCACTGATTTCAACATGTGTCAGCCACTGTTACTCCCCAGTTAGCTATCTTCAGCTCAAGTTCTGGAAAATTTACTCGCAAAAGGAACAGGAGCTCTTCGAGATCAAGGCTAAAGAGCATGCAACCAGGCTGGCAGAGATAAATACGAATTGCTTTTTTGAAGGCACTGACCCAGCACCATTTCAGACTCCCAGCAATGAAGACTGGCGGAAGATATCATTCTTGTATACCTTCCATTCGCAAGAGCAGTATTACAGCATGATACACAAGTACGTTAACACAAACAAAGGCAACAGTGTCAGATTTGGGGAAGGAGATCAGAATCCCCCTGTTTTAGGATTTGTGGATGAAGCAAGCGCAAGTGAATCAGGCTTTTAA